The genomic window ATGTAACTCAGTCAAGCTTTTAACACCCTCCAGCACTGCAAGTGCTAGAAGTCATGGGACAAGTTGGGCAGTTGATTTCCCCTACATGTCTATGACTCTGAGAGCTCTTTGCAGCTATTCAAAAGTCTGTGTTTGTTTCCCTGGAACACCTTTTTTGACGTCATTCAGTTATCTGAAAAGCTCCCTTCTCCTTTCATAGAAGTCTGCAGTAAAAAGACTTAACATTCTCTCAACCAAAAATGAGTCAAATTCTCTTGCACATAAACACAATTGGGGCAGCATTGCCACCTGGATATCCTTCAGGGCGTTGCATTGCCCAAAAGAAGTGCAGCAGACAAGAGGTATAacactttttattgttttattttctatattggTCTTTGAAGATCTTTGActgcctttttctttccctagCAAAGATGCTTTGGGATAGTGGTCAGCACAATGCATGAAATCACCTCTTCATTCAGCATATGATGACATAAGTCATCACTCCAGAAGTAAAATAGAAAAGTTAAGGTGGAAGCAACTGAGAGACATAAGATCAagatgctatctatctatctatctatctatctatctatctatctatctatctatctatccatctatattaAAGCATAGCAAAAAGGACACTCaatttggggtcagaagacctatgttcaatTTCTACCTTTGACATTTATGAGTTAtctgaccctgtgcaaatcacttaacctttctgagcctccgTTTCCTCACTTAGAAATCATTAACTCATATTATATTATTTCTAATGTCCCCTCTATCTCTAAAGCTATGCCACTATGATATGAACCTTCAAatgtaattttccatttttttccattatcatgggcactttcatttttatcaatAGTAGTTCCTAACTGTAGATCCTTGACAAGTTGAAACATTCATGCAAAGATTTACAGTCATTTTGTAAAGAATGTGAAACTAGACAGAGTCCTTACTGGTCACAGAAAAGGGAACAGTCATGTCCTTTTGGAGGATTAATTCAAACCATGAAAGAAACAGGAGGGAAGACTTTTGGGGAAACCAGAAAAAAGACTTGGGCCAGGAAGGAATGGAAATGCAAGACAAAATAATAGTATGGAGGATGAAAAATCTTTGAGGCAAATGACATGAAGCTTATTTGTTACCATGCTGGGTATCTGAAATTACAGACCTGAATTATTCTTGATTCCTACCATTCTGAAATAAAATGGCTTTTATTGTCCCAAAATTCTCAGCAACAGTATGTGTCCATGTCTTTTGTTGCTTGACTACTGAGGAAAGCAGATATACAAGTTAAGAATAGAGATGATGTGAAAGAGATATTTTTTGtactttagtcatttcagtcatgtctgacttttcatgaccaaACTTGGGGCTTTCTTGTCAGAGGTAGGATAGTGGTTTGCTATTCCCTTTTCCAGcccactttacatatgaggaaactgaggcaaacagggttaagtgagttgcccagtgttacacagctagtaagtgtctgagattgtatttgaactcaggacaatgagtctttctgactccagtactgtcactctatacactgtgccacctaactgcccccagaAGTGAGATTAGGCTTGCCCTTTTTACATTCAGAGGCTAAAACTAGGAGCAATGGACGGAAATTGCAAAGAACCAATTATAAGCTTCATGTAAAGGAATAGTTCCTAACAATTGTAGCTGTTAAAATGAGGATTGAGATGCCTTCAGTGGTATTGGGTACCTCCTCATTATAAGTTTTCCAGCAAAGGCTGCATGGTCACTTGTTGGACTTGTAGTGGGGGCATTTTCAGGTTGTACTAGGCAGCTACAACATTACTGGAGTAATACTGCTATTCTATGTTTCTTCAATTGAAGCTACAAGTCCAAGTAAAGAGCTTTAAGTCCTTCATCAAAGATCATGGGCTCATTATATCTTCATCATGACACTAGTTCCTATTCACCATGAATAACCTTGCCAATGATGCTTTGATTTCACGATTCTGCAGGCTATAAATGTAAGGGTTTAGTGTTGGAGCCACTACAGAGAACATGACTGTGGCCACCAGATCTTGATCCCTTCCCCGGGTGTCCAGCTGGCCTGGAGGCTGCAAATAAACACCCACCAGAGTCCCATAGAAAAGCCCAACCACACACAGATGAGACCCACATGTGGCAAGTGCTTTGCGTACACCCCCAGTCACTCGGACCTTGTACACAGCAGTACCAATATAGGCATAGGAAATGACAATACAGACAGCAGGTAAGAGGACGGTGGATCCTCCTTCAATTAGGGCAACCAGGAAGTTGAGGGAGGTATCAGAACAGGAAATCTGTAGCAAAGGATAGACATCACAATAGAAGTGTGGAAGGGCATGGTTGCTACAGAAGGACAAGTGGGCAGTGAGGACTGTGTGAAGCAGAGAGTGCAGGGCTGTGCCCACCCAGACAGCCCCCAGGAGGACCAAACATCGTGATAGGGTTACCACAGTAGCATAGTGAAGTGGTCGGCATATGGCCACATATCGATCCCATGCCCTGGCAGCTAACACATAGCTGTCCACATTGCCTGCCAACAAAAAGAAGAAGAGTTGGGTCAGACAGGCTGAATGGGTGATAGTCCTGTCTCCTGTCAGCAGGGCATGGAGAAGTCGGGGCACTGTGGTAGATGTAAAGCACAAGTCTGCCAGGGACAGGTTGACAAGAAGCATGTACATAGGTGTGTGAAGATGTGAGTCTGATCCAATGGCAAGAAGAATAAGCAGGTTTCCTAGGAGGGCTGCCAAGTATAGACCCAGGAACAGTGGTAACAGGATCTCTTGGTGACTAGAAAAAGCCAGGAGAAGGAACTCAGAGGAACTAGTCTGGTTTCTCACTGTTGTATTGCTGCTAGGTCTGAGGCTGGGttgaggaggagaagaaataagTTAAGAAAGATACCTGCAATTATTTCCAAAACATCAATTCATTCAACTAAAGGttggtggtgtggtggatagagtgctggacctagaatcaagaacacttgaattcaaatctagccttaaatATTTACGATTTGTGTGACTCTGTGAAAGTGACTCAATTTCagcctgactcagttttctcatctgtaaagtggtgatAAAGGGATAaaagcacttacttcccagggttgttgtgaggataaaagtgagataataattgtaaagtgctttgcaaagccaGTTCTACTGGCATCATTGAGGCCATTCTTAAGAATGTTGCACAGTTTCTGAGTATCATTTCCAAAGTGGAAATCCAAATAATTTTCACCTAAGGTATCATTTTTGAAATTTCGCCAGTTTACTGATATACGCGGTAGcttgcacatggtaggcacttaataaatgttaattgaattaaTGTATATTGTCAGTTCATTGAGTTGAGGTCACTGAGGATAGCACTATAGAAGTACAAATTGTAGTACTTTATACTTCTTTGTTTCTCCTATAATGTCTTCTATGGTGCTCAACTTCACCTCTGGATCCCATTGTCCCCTACCCCCAAGGAAACACTACCTAATCACTGATTTCCAGAACCTGGACCTAAACCCTTGCTTGCCTTTATAAGGAGTTCATTGATCTTGAGTATCATGTCCATTATCTCTAGAACAATCAAACTATAAAGACACTTCCCCAACTCAAATGAGCCTCAGAGTATTctcttgaagatttttttaattcttcaaaagCCTTGAACCCCAGAATTTTAGGGGTGTCAGGCTTTTCATTTGAGCTTCTCTTTGTACTTTCCTGACCTCTGTACTTCCAAGATTCCCTAGCTTGCCTGTATGAATTTTGGTTAATTGGAAAGAaatatagatgatagatgatagataaatagatagatagatagtagatcatagatatatagagacagatagatagatagatttatgaCTGCTATTATATTCCAGGTACAATTTAAAGAGCTGGAGATACAACTACAAATACAAGTaaacaagaaaattccaaatctgAAAGAGCTCACACTCTAAAGGGGGTagggaaa from Notamacropus eugenii isolate mMacEug1 chromosome 1, mMacEug1.pri_v2, whole genome shotgun sequence includes these protein-coding regions:
- the LOC140519724 gene encoding olfactory receptor 1G1-like; the encoded protein is MLLVNLSLADLCFTSTTVPRLLHALLTGDRTITHSACLTQLFFFLLAGNVDSYVLAARAWDRYVAICRPLHYATVVTLSRCLVLLGAVWVGTALHSLLHTVLTAHLSFCSNHALPHFYCDVYPLLQISCSDTSLNFLVALIEGGSTVLLPAVCIVISYAYIGTAVYKVRVTGGVRKALATCGSHLCVVGLFYGTLVGVYLQPPGQLDTRGRDQDLVATVMFSVVAPTLNPYIYSLQNREIKASLARLFMVNRN